A window from Micromonospora terminaliae encodes these proteins:
- a CDS encoding ABC transporter ATP-binding protein → MSDGQPSPSAGTGQIVVSGLTKQYKSVRAVDNLSFTVQPGRVTGFLGPNGAGKTTTLRMLLNLVTPTAGEATIGGHRYADLADPLRTVGAVLEASSAHKGRTGINHLRVICAAAGLPRGRADEALALVGLTPAAKRKFKGYSLGMKQRLGIAAAMLGDPRVLILDEPANGLDPEGIRWMRGFLKGLAAEGRTVLVSSHLLSEMQLLADDVVIIAAGKLVRQGPVDQVIGSMTHGARVRVRTPQADELTAALREQAATVDADAHGALLVTGVDAPTVGRVALAAKVELHELTTERPDLEGVFLELTAGKAEIR, encoded by the coding sequence ATGTCCGACGGGCAGCCAAGCCCCAGTGCCGGGACCGGCCAGATCGTGGTGTCCGGGCTGACGAAGCAATACAAGAGCGTCCGGGCGGTGGACAACCTGTCCTTCACCGTCCAGCCGGGCCGGGTCACCGGCTTCCTCGGCCCGAACGGCGCCGGTAAGACGACCACGCTGCGCATGCTGCTCAACCTGGTCACGCCGACCGCGGGCGAGGCCACCATCGGCGGCCACCGGTACGCCGACCTGGCCGACCCGCTGCGCACGGTGGGTGCGGTGCTGGAGGCGTCCAGCGCGCACAAGGGCCGTACCGGCATCAACCACCTGCGGGTGATCTGCGCGGCGGCGGGCCTCCCCCGCGGGCGCGCCGACGAGGCGCTCGCCCTGGTCGGGCTGACCCCGGCCGCGAAGCGCAAGTTCAAGGGCTACTCGCTCGGCATGAAGCAGCGTCTCGGCATCGCCGCCGCCATGCTCGGCGACCCGCGGGTGCTGATCCTCGACGAGCCGGCCAACGGCCTGGACCCGGAGGGGATCCGCTGGATGCGCGGCTTCCTCAAGGGGCTGGCCGCCGAGGGGCGCACGGTGCTGGTCTCCAGCCACCTGCTCTCCGAGATGCAGCTGCTCGCCGACGACGTGGTGATCATCGCAGCCGGCAAGCTGGTCCGGCAGGGGCCGGTCGACCAGGTCATCGGCTCGATGACGCACGGCGCCCGGGTGCGGGTACGCACCCCGCAGGCCGATGAGCTGACCGCGGCGCTGCGCGAGCAGGCGGCCACGGTGGACGCCGACGCGCACGGCGCGCTGCTGGTGACCGGGGTCGACGCGCCGACGGTCGGCCGGGTGGCACTGGCCGCCAAGGTGGAGCTGCACGAGCTGACCACCGAACGCCCCGACCTGGAAGGTGTCTTCCTGGAGCTGACGGCCGGAAAGGCGGAGATCCGATGA
- a CDS encoding PadR family transcriptional regulator yields the protein MTAVFSHGRLRLYLLKLLDDGPKHGYELIRLLEDRFLGLYAPSAGTIYPRLQRLEVEGLVSHTAAGGRKVYEITDAGRAELRQRADELATLESDITASVEDLSALAGEIRTEVRGSVRDLKRELREAARQTRQARWAPPPPTTRPPANGGPRPTAESPLLAEFDQRLAAFTVEVGALVRAGRLTDAQLRTAIRLLDGALDGLRRLLR from the coding sequence GTGACCGCCGTGTTCAGTCACGGGCGGCTCCGGCTCTACCTGCTCAAGCTGCTCGACGACGGCCCGAAGCACGGCTACGAGCTGATCCGCCTGCTGGAGGACCGCTTCCTCGGCCTCTACGCGCCCAGCGCCGGCACCATCTACCCCCGGCTGCAGCGGCTCGAGGTCGAGGGGCTGGTCAGCCACACCGCCGCCGGCGGCCGCAAGGTCTACGAGATCACCGACGCGGGCCGGGCCGAGCTGCGGCAGCGCGCCGACGAGCTGGCCACCCTGGAATCGGACATCACGGCCTCCGTGGAGGATCTCTCCGCGCTGGCCGGCGAGATCCGCACCGAGGTACGCGGCTCGGTGCGCGACCTCAAGCGGGAGCTGCGCGAGGCGGCCCGGCAGACCCGGCAGGCCCGGTGGGCGCCCCCGCCGCCGACCACCCGCCCGCCGGCCAACGGCGGCCCGCGCCCCACCGCCGAGTCGCCCCTGCTCGCCGAGTTCGACCAGCGGCTGGCCGCGTTCACCGTCGAGGTCGGCGCGCTGGTACGGGCCGGCCGGCTCACCGACGCCCAGCTCCGCACGGCCATCCGCCTGCTCGACGGGGCCCTGGACGGGCTGCGCCGGCTGCTCCGCTAG
- a CDS encoding response regulator transcription factor — MVATQTEARLLVVEDDPNILELLSASLRFAGFDVATATSGSAALNAAKDHRPDLVVLDVMLPDLDGFEVIRMLREGGTRTPVVFLTARDATDDKIRGLTLGGDDYVTKPFSLEELTARIRAVLRRTATGEHAPSRLTFADLELDEETHEVHRAGQRVQLSPTEFKLLRYLMLNANRVLSKAQILDHVWNYDFRGDDNIVESYISYLRRKVDNTQPRLIHTLRGVGYVLRKPAA, encoded by the coding sequence ATGGTGGCTACCCAGACCGAGGCCCGACTGCTCGTCGTCGAGGACGACCCCAACATCCTCGAACTGCTCTCCGCGAGCCTGCGCTTCGCCGGCTTCGACGTCGCCACCGCGACCAGCGGCAGCGCGGCGCTCAACGCCGCCAAGGACCACCGGCCCGACCTGGTCGTGCTCGACGTCATGCTGCCCGACCTGGACGGCTTCGAGGTCATCCGGATGCTCCGCGAGGGCGGCACGCGGACCCCCGTGGTCTTCCTGACCGCCCGGGACGCCACCGACGACAAGATTCGCGGGCTCACGCTGGGCGGCGACGACTACGTCACCAAGCCGTTCAGCCTGGAGGAGCTGACCGCCCGGATCCGGGCCGTGCTGCGGCGCACCGCCACCGGCGAGCACGCGCCCTCCCGGCTCACCTTCGCCGACCTGGAGCTGGACGAGGAGACCCACGAGGTGCACCGCGCCGGCCAGCGGGTGCAGCTCTCGCCGACCGAGTTCAAGCTGCTGCGCTACCTCATGCTCAACGCGAACCGGGTGCTCTCCAAGGCGCAGATCCTCGACCACGTCTGGAACTACGACTTCCGCGGCGACGACAACATCGTCGAGTCCTACATCTCCTACCTGCGGCGCAAGGTCGACAACACTCAGCCCCGGCTCATCCACACCCTGCGCGGGGTCGGGTACGTGCTGCGCAAGCCGGCGGCGTGA
- a CDS encoding DUF4097 family beta strand repeat-containing protein has product MTSWTVDSPQRLTLDEPVTRLDVRLISGRLNVVATDGPTRVDVTRISRRPVLVELRDGRLTVAHERMPRWPGVLWWLGQLGRRFRAEVSIAVPAHVLADLHLVDGSLVASGLRRDTRVDVTSGQVTLMGLRGHTSAKVTSGPVEALGVGGDLNLETVSGELILADSAPERVRAHAVSGSITCDLDNPRGSEIRLSAISGSITVRVREDSDLTVHLHTTSGRITSGFPQVCGGQHGFGAVKDSHGVLGGGAGKLWASATSGSIALLARPVEDADDVEERP; this is encoded by the coding sequence ATGACCAGCTGGACGGTCGACAGCCCGCAACGGCTCACCCTGGACGAGCCGGTCACCCGGCTGGACGTCCGCCTCATCAGTGGCCGCCTCAACGTGGTCGCCACCGACGGCCCGACCCGGGTGGACGTCACCCGGATCAGCCGCCGGCCCGTCCTCGTCGAGCTGCGCGACGGCCGGCTGACCGTCGCCCACGAGCGGATGCCCCGCTGGCCCGGGGTCCTCTGGTGGCTCGGCCAGCTCGGCCGCCGGTTCCGGGCCGAGGTCTCCATCGCCGTCCCCGCCCACGTGCTGGCCGACCTGCACCTGGTGGACGGCTCGCTGGTCGCCTCCGGCCTGCGCCGGGACACTCGGGTCGACGTCACCTCCGGCCAGGTCACCCTCATGGGGCTGCGCGGCCACACCTCCGCGAAGGTCACCTCGGGCCCGGTCGAGGCGCTCGGGGTCGGCGGCGACCTCAACCTGGAGACCGTCTCCGGCGAGCTGATCCTCGCCGACAGCGCGCCCGAGCGGGTGCGCGCCCACGCCGTCTCCGGGTCGATCACCTGCGACCTGGACAACCCGCGCGGCAGCGAGATCCGGCTCAGCGCCATCTCCGGCAGCATCACCGTCCGGGTCCGCGAGGACAGCGACCTCACCGTCCACCTGCACACCACCTCCGGCCGGATCACCAGCGGCTTCCCGCAGGTCTGCGGCGGCCAGCACGGGTTCGGCGCGGTGAAGGACAGCCACGGGGTGCTCGGCGGGGGCGCCGGTAAGCTCTGGGCGTCCGCGACATCCGGCAGCATCGCGCTGCTCGCCCGTCCCGTCGAGGACGCCGACGACGTGGAGGAGAGGCCGTGA
- a CDS encoding S1C family serine protease encodes MTDHETDPQRSPAPADAEPSHPTAELPRAESGQSEPTVTAAAAPVPADSPAAGTTAPAAHAETGAPTNPYAPHPVSGQPQQPHPWYGGQQQQGGWAHQGGTGYAPQATVPPYQAHQPYPQHQAGQQPYPQHQAGQPLPPWGPQQPARPSRAGKFIGAGALALALMLGSGVAGGALALALDGDGTVTRTYTAAPVLNSADLPKIAAAVQDSIVTIMTDSGEGSGVILSADGYVLTNNHVVASASGDTVKVVFADGKTAQAKIVGTDPKTDLGVVKASGVSGLKAAKFGDSDAMQVGDQVLALGSPLGLQGSVTAGILSARDRTIQAGEGGQQQQSPQQGASSISGLLQTDAPINPGNSGGALVNTRGEVIGINTAIATAGQGSNGNIGVGFAIPSNKAKDVAEKLQRGEKVSHPSLGVSVTGAEDGGALVSDVVAGSAADKAGLQRGDVITKFGDKAINDSNDLVGAVQSGKVGDRVEVQFKRNGSTESATVTLAETS; translated from the coding sequence ATGACCGACCACGAGACTGATCCGCAGCGGTCGCCGGCTCCCGCCGACGCCGAGCCGTCGCACCCGACCGCCGAGCTGCCCCGCGCCGAGAGCGGGCAGTCGGAGCCCACCGTCACCGCGGCCGCCGCGCCGGTTCCGGCCGACTCCCCGGCCGCCGGAACCACCGCCCCGGCCGCGCACGCCGAGACGGGCGCGCCCACCAACCCGTACGCGCCGCACCCGGTCTCCGGGCAGCCGCAGCAGCCGCACCCCTGGTACGGGGGACAGCAGCAGCAGGGCGGTTGGGCGCACCAGGGCGGCACCGGCTACGCGCCGCAGGCCACCGTCCCGCCGTACCAGGCGCACCAGCCGTACCCGCAGCACCAGGCCGGGCAGCAGCCGTACCCGCAGCACCAGGCCGGGCAGCCGCTCCCGCCGTGGGGCCCGCAGCAGCCGGCGCGGCCCAGCCGGGCCGGCAAGTTCATCGGGGCCGGGGCGCTCGCGCTGGCGCTCATGCTCGGCTCCGGCGTGGCCGGCGGCGCCCTCGCCCTCGCCCTCGACGGCGACGGGACGGTGACCCGCACCTACACGGCCGCCCCCGTGCTCAACAGTGCCGACCTGCCGAAGATCGCGGCCGCCGTCCAGGACAGCATCGTCACGATCATGACGGACAGCGGTGAGGGCTCCGGGGTGATCCTCAGCGCCGACGGGTACGTGCTGACCAACAATCACGTCGTCGCCTCCGCCAGCGGCGACACGGTGAAGGTCGTCTTCGCCGACGGCAAGACCGCCCAGGCCAAGATCGTCGGCACCGACCCGAAGACCGACCTGGGCGTGGTCAAGGCCAGCGGGGTGAGCGGCCTCAAGGCGGCCAAGTTCGGCGACAGCGACGCCATGCAGGTCGGCGACCAGGTGCTGGCCCTGGGCAGCCCACTCGGCCTCCAGGGCTCCGTCACGGCCGGCATCCTGAGCGCCCGCGACCGCACCATCCAGGCCGGCGAGGGCGGCCAGCAGCAGCAGAGCCCGCAGCAGGGCGCCAGCTCGATCTCCGGCCTGCTCCAGACCGACGCCCCGATCAACCCGGGCAACTCCGGTGGCGCGCTGGTCAACACCCGGGGCGAGGTGATCGGAATCAACACCGCCATCGCCACCGCGGGGCAGGGCAGCAACGGCAACATCGGGGTCGGCTTCGCCATCCCGAGCAACAAGGCCAAGGACGTCGCCGAGAAGCTCCAGCGCGGCGAGAAGGTCAGCCACCCGTCGCTCGGCGTCAGCGTGACCGGCGCGGAGGACGGCGGCGCGCTGGTCTCCGACGTGGTCGCCGGCAGCGCCGCCGACAAGGCCGGGCTCCAGCGCGGCGACG
- a CDS encoding HAMP domain-containing sensor histidine kinase produces the protein MNAVHDAKGWLRSVPLRVKLVASVLALVAVALVVISGLTAFLLRDYLIGQVDDQLRGGATNVARSLDQAGGNPVKINIPSDYVAAQAAPGQAVDPPTRYAGLRDEELPPFPADFAGYEEQVGDPFTVRSVDGRTRWRMLYADLPDGRVIAFGQHLTAVDQSVGQLVWIDLLVGGAVLIILASVGAGIVRTSLKPLVEIERTAAAIAGGDLTRRVPDPEDGRACPTSELGRLSRALNAMLAQIEAAFTARAASEAAARSAEVSARDAAAAAQASEARARRSEERMRQFIADASHELRTPLTTIRGFAELYRQGAAREPDQTAGLLRRIEDEASRMGLLVEDLLLLARMDRERPIALAPVELPVLASDAVQAARAVEPERAITLEIEPGAGPLVVLGDDARLRQVIGNLMTNALTHTPADAAVTLRLRAEPGNLAVVEVADTGPGLTPEQAERVFERFYRVDAARTRRAGGPTSTGLGLAIVAALVAAHHGTVEVAETPGGGATFRVKLPLLPEAPEPGE, from the coding sequence GTGAACGCCGTCCACGACGCGAAGGGCTGGCTGCGCAGCGTCCCGCTGCGGGTGAAGCTGGTCGCCTCGGTCCTCGCCCTGGTCGCGGTGGCCCTGGTGGTGATCAGCGGGCTGACCGCGTTCCTGCTCCGCGACTACCTGATCGGTCAGGTGGACGATCAGCTCCGCGGTGGCGCGACCAACGTGGCCCGGTCGCTGGACCAGGCCGGGGGAAATCCCGTCAAGATCAACATTCCCTCGGACTACGTGGCCGCCCAGGCGGCGCCGGGCCAGGCGGTGGACCCGCCCACCCGCTACGCCGGCCTCCGCGACGAGGAGCTGCCGCCCTTCCCCGCCGACTTCGCCGGTTACGAGGAGCAGGTGGGTGATCCGTTCACGGTCCGCTCGGTGGACGGCCGGACCCGGTGGCGGATGCTCTACGCCGACCTGCCCGACGGCCGGGTCATCGCCTTCGGGCAGCACCTCACCGCCGTCGACCAGTCCGTCGGTCAGCTCGTCTGGATAGACCTACTGGTGGGCGGGGCGGTGCTGATCATCCTGGCGTCGGTCGGCGCGGGCATCGTGCGTACCAGTCTCAAGCCGCTCGTGGAGATCGAGCGGACGGCGGCGGCCATCGCCGGCGGTGACCTCACCCGGCGGGTGCCCGACCCCGAGGACGGCCGGGCCTGCCCGACCTCCGAGCTGGGCCGGCTGTCCCGGGCGCTGAACGCCATGCTCGCCCAGATCGAGGCGGCGTTCACCGCGCGGGCCGCCTCCGAGGCGGCGGCGCGCAGCGCCGAGGTGAGCGCCCGGGACGCCGCCGCCGCGGCGCAGGCGTCCGAGGCGCGGGCCCGCCGCTCCGAGGAGCGGATGCGGCAGTTCATCGCGGACGCCTCGCACGAGCTGCGTACCCCGCTGACCACCATCCGGGGCTTCGCCGAGCTGTACCGGCAGGGCGCGGCCCGGGAACCGGACCAGACCGCCGGTCTGCTGCGCCGGATCGAGGACGAGGCCTCCCGGATGGGGCTGCTCGTCGAGGATCTGCTGCTGCTCGCCCGGATGGACCGGGAGCGCCCGATCGCGCTGGCCCCGGTCGAGCTGCCGGTGCTCGCCTCGGACGCGGTCCAGGCGGCCCGTGCCGTGGAGCCGGAGCGCGCCATCACGCTGGAGATCGAGCCGGGCGCCGGCCCGCTCGTGGTCCTCGGCGACGACGCCCGGCTGCGCCAGGTGATCGGCAACCTCATGACCAACGCGCTCACCCACACCCCGGCCGACGCCGCGGTGACCCTGCGGCTGCGCGCGGAGCCGGGCAACCTGGCCGTGGTGGAGGTGGCGGACACCGGTCCCGGCCTCACCCCGGAGCAGGCCGAGCGGGTGTTCGAGCGGTTCTACCGGGTGGACGCGGCACGTACCCGGCGGGCGGGCGGACCGACCAGCACCGGGCTCGGGCTGGCGATCGTCGCCGCGCTGGTGGCCGCGCACCACGGCACCGTCGAAGTCGCCGAGACGCCCGGTGGCGGGGCGACCTTCCGGGTGAAACTGCCGCTGCTGCCCGAGGCGCCCGAGCCGGGCGAGTGA
- a CDS encoding GNAT family N-acetyltransferase, which translates to MAVLHAAGAPLTTSGYTLLIADDPTLVAAAQRLRHEVFASELGATLHPGAAGLDTDEFDAHCDHLVVLREGTDEVVGTYRLLPPGRTDRRYADGEFDLTALAPLRDGLVEAGRSCVHPDHRSGAVINLMWAGITRYLHLRGSRWLGGCASVPVADGGTAAAEVWAQVTARHLAPPPLRVTPRRPWFAEAPAADEPELSAAERRALVPPLLRGYLRLGAWVCGEPAYDPDFACADFYVLFSLDRMNPRYLRHFLGEAS; encoded by the coding sequence ATGGCCGTTCTGCACGCCGCTGGCGCACCCCTCACGACCAGCGGATACACCCTGCTGATCGCCGACGACCCGACCCTGGTCGCGGCCGCGCAACGCCTGCGTCACGAGGTGTTCGCCAGTGAGCTCGGCGCCACCCTGCACCCGGGGGCCGCCGGGCTCGACACCGACGAGTTCGACGCACACTGCGACCACCTGGTCGTGCTGCGCGAGGGCACCGACGAGGTGGTCGGCACCTACCGGCTGCTGCCGCCCGGACGCACCGACCGCCGGTACGCCGACGGCGAGTTCGACCTGACCGCGCTCGCCCCGCTCCGCGACGGCCTGGTCGAGGCGGGCCGGTCCTGCGTGCACCCGGACCACCGCTCCGGCGCCGTGATCAACCTGATGTGGGCCGGGATCACCCGCTACCTGCACCTGCGCGGCTCGCGGTGGCTGGGCGGCTGCGCCTCGGTGCCGGTGGCCGACGGCGGGACCGCGGCCGCCGAGGTCTGGGCCCAGGTCACCGCCCGGCACCTGGCCCCGCCACCGCTGCGCGTGACGCCCCGCCGCCCCTGGTTCGCCGAGGCGCCGGCCGCCGACGAGCCGGAGTTGTCCGCCGCCGAGCGGCGCGCGCTGGTCCCGCCGCTGCTCCGCGGCTACCTGCGGCTCGGCGCATGGGTCTGCGGGGAGCCGGCGTACGACCCGGACTTCGCCTGCGCCGACTTCTACGTGCTGTTCTCCCTGGACCGGATGAACCCTCGCTACCTGCGGCACTTCCTGGGCGAGGCGTCGTGA
- a CDS encoding lysophospholipid acyltransferase family protein produces MTGDGLWRPASGCGPVCLPAAAAPDASLPRRVGRLLGVAGMLLAGAGLAALLPLLPAGDRRAVLRGWARGTLRALGVRLVVRGRLPRSRALLVANHVSWLDILAVLAVSPARMVAKREVRDWAVLGPLAAAAGTVFVDRSRPRDLPATVGRVAGALRAGHSVAVFPEGTTWCGAASGCRPGRGFRPAVFQAAVDAGAPVVPLRLGYRYAGDASTLPAFLGDETLWESVRRVLGARDLTVAVTVAAALHPAAGADRRMLARAAESAIHPAPVRAPVRRTATGMRLVRPVAPVPARAEVGLDLAA; encoded by the coding sequence GTGACCGGGGACGGGCTCTGGCGCCCCGCCTCGGGCTGCGGGCCGGTCTGCCTGCCGGCGGCCGCCGCGCCGGACGCGTCGCTGCCACGCCGGGTGGGGCGCCTGCTCGGCGTGGCCGGGATGCTGCTGGCCGGGGCCGGCCTGGCCGCGCTGCTGCCGCTGCTGCCGGCCGGCGACCGGCGGGCCGTGCTGCGTGGCTGGGCGCGGGGAACGCTGCGGGCCCTCGGCGTGCGGCTCGTGGTCCGGGGGCGGCTGCCCCGCTCGCGGGCGCTGCTGGTCGCCAACCACGTGTCGTGGCTGGACATCCTCGCGGTGCTCGCGGTGTCCCCGGCCCGGATGGTGGCCAAACGGGAGGTCCGCGACTGGGCGGTGCTCGGCCCGCTGGCCGCCGCGGCCGGCACGGTCTTCGTCGACCGGTCCCGGCCGCGCGACCTGCCGGCGACGGTCGGCAGGGTCGCCGGCGCGCTGCGCGCCGGACACTCCGTGGCGGTGTTTCCCGAGGGCACGACCTGGTGCGGCGCGGCGTCCGGCTGCCGGCCCGGCCGGGGCTTCCGGCCGGCGGTGTTCCAGGCCGCGGTGGACGCCGGCGCGCCGGTCGTCCCCCTGCGGCTCGGCTACCGGTACGCCGGCGACGCGAGCACCCTGCCCGCCTTCCTGGGCGACGAGACGCTCTGGGAGTCGGTCCGCCGGGTGCTGGGGGCCCGGGACCTGACCGTGGCGGTGACGGTGGCCGCCGCGCTGCACCCGGCGGCCGGCGCGGACCGGCGGATGCTGGCCCGGGCGGCCGAGTCGGCCATCCATCCGGCCCCGGTCCGCGCGCCCGTGCGCCGTACCGCGACCGGCATGCGGCTCGTCCGGCCCGTGGCGCCGGTCCCCGCCCGGGCGGAGGTGGGGCTGGACCTGGCGGCCTGA
- a CDS encoding ABC transporter permease → MNLVRSELLKIRSTNTWWVFALITVPLWALAMAFNWLQTEALTSGNIGDVPADQADQVQAVSSADSLAANLYTNGQFFGLLIVMLLGIVVVTSEFFHQTVTTTFLTAPHRTAVMVAKLVAAGVLAVLFWLGTTVLNLIFAPLILNATDVGAQFGSGAVWRAVALNGLAYLLWSVLGVGLGVLIRSQIGATVTGILLYLGGAIGAAIAIGLLAAKFGDWINQLQLLVPSLASSLMVSGADIPGNPPRWAGAAVLIGYAAVAGVIGVLTIRRRDIS, encoded by the coding sequence ATGAACCTGGTCCGATCCGAGCTGCTCAAGATCCGTTCCACCAACACCTGGTGGGTCTTCGCGCTGATCACGGTGCCGCTCTGGGCCCTCGCCATGGCCTTCAACTGGCTCCAGACCGAGGCCCTGACCAGCGGCAACATCGGCGACGTGCCGGCCGACCAGGCCGACCAGGTGCAGGCCGTCTCCAGCGCCGACAGCCTGGCCGCCAACCTCTACACCAACGGCCAGTTCTTCGGCCTGCTCATCGTCATGCTGCTCGGCATCGTGGTGGTGACCAGCGAGTTCTTCCACCAGACGGTGACCACCACGTTCCTCACGGCCCCGCACCGCACCGCCGTGATGGTGGCCAAGCTGGTCGCCGCGGGCGTGCTGGCGGTGCTCTTCTGGCTGGGCACCACGGTGTTGAACCTGATCTTCGCACCGCTGATCCTGAACGCCACGGACGTCGGCGCCCAGTTCGGCAGCGGCGCGGTCTGGCGGGCGGTGGCCCTCAACGGGCTGGCCTACCTGCTCTGGTCGGTGCTCGGCGTCGGGCTCGGCGTGCTGATCCGCAGCCAGATCGGCGCCACGGTGACCGGCATTCTGCTCTACCTGGGCGGCGCCATCGGCGCGGCCATCGCCATCGGGCTGCTGGCCGCCAAGTTCGGTGACTGGATCAACCAGCTCCAGCTGCTGGTGCCGTCGCTGGCGTCGTCGCTCATGGTGAGCGGCGCCGACATCCCCGGCAACCCGCCGCGGTGGGCCGGTGCCGCCGTACTCATCGGCTACGCCGCCGTGGCCGGGGTGATCGGCGTGCTGACCATCCGGCGCCGCGACATCTCCTGA